The segment AAAAAACCGCCGGAAAATTTTAGCAGGAAAACAGGAAACGACAGGAAAACAGGATAGATCGGGGGGTGGATGGTAGGGACGGCACGCCGTGCCGTCCGGGCCGTTGAATGGGTTCCGGTTTCCGACTGGTGAATTGACGGAGGCCCTCGCCCGTGCCATTCTGCCTGCCAAGTGGATGAAATGGCGCAACTTGATTCCAGTTTGCCTGTTGACGAAATGGCCCGTTTGTTTTCGGCGAACGGGGTGCTCAAGGCCATCTTGTTCGGCTCGTTTTCCCGCGGAACCGCGACCCGGCGCAGCGACGTGGATTTGCTGGTGGTTCAACCGACGGAGAAGCGTTTCCTCGACCGTTACGAGGGGTTGTATGCCGATATTTGCCGTTTGGTGAAGGGGCGTGCCGTGGATTTGCTGATCTATACGCCGGAAGAACTGGCCGCCATGTCGCACCGGAAGTTCATCCAATCCATCTTGCGCGACGGAGTGACCATTTATGAGCAGCGAAAAATTGTGGCATGAAGCCCAGCGGTGGTTGACGACCGCCCAGGAGGATTTTCGCGCGGCCGAAGTCCTTCGCGAGGCTGGCCTGTTCTCGCATTGTTGCTTTTTGGCCCAGCAGAGCGCGGAGAAGGCCGTCAAGTCCCTGCATTGGATGCAGGACCGGGATCCGTGGGGCCACGGCATCCAAAAGTTATTGGCCGATTTGCCTGAACGGCCAGCCGCGATGGTTCCTTGGCAGGATTTTTTGGACAAGGCGGCCGCCTTGGACCGGTTCTACATCCCGGCCCGCTATCCCAATGGGTTGCCGGACCTGACGCCGGGGACGACCTTCAACCGTCGAGATGCGG is part of the Deltaproteobacteria bacterium genome and harbors:
- a CDS encoding HEPN domain-containing protein, with the translated sequence MTTAQEDFRAAEVLREAGLFSHCCFLAQQSAEKAVKSLHWMQDRDPWGHGIQKLLADLPERPAAMVPWQDFLDKAAALDRFYIPARYPNGLPDLTPGTTFNRRDADAALQQAQSILQATVSSHSGRG
- a CDS encoding nucleotidyltransferase domain-containing protein, whose product is MAQLDSSLPVDEMARLFSANGVLKAILFGSFSRGTATRRSDVDLLVVQPTEKRFLDRYEGLYADICRLVKGRAVDLLIYTPEELAAMSHRKFIQSILRDGVTIYEQRKIVA